GACCTCGAGCGTAGCTTCAGGTACTTGTGACCTTGAACGCTCCAGTGCCTGAGTCGATTCTTGATTAATTTCTACCGCGATAACTTTCTTAAATTGTTTAGTCAGCGGAAGTGTCATCGCCCCAACACCCGAAAAGAGTTCCAAACAAACATCACCCTCGCCGGCAAAAGCCAACGCTCTATCAAACATAAGAGCTGCTGTTTGAGGGTTGATTTGGAAGAAAGACTGAGCACCAATTTCGTGATTAAAACCACAGATTGTCTCTTCGATGAACTCTTCACCGGCTAAGAGTGTGGGCTCCCCTTTGAGTATGACGTTTCCAGAATCATCATTCTCAATCGCAACCACACCAGCAGCTCCCTGAACCCGGCTCAAAACCGACTCCGCCACCTCAGTTAGTTCAGCGAGCCATTCATCAACGAGAGCGCGGGAACTTACAAACGTAATGAGAGTTTTTTCAGAAGCACGAGAGCCACGAACCGTTAGGTACCGGAGCCCTTTTTCATCTTTCCAATGAAGTCGCATCTTGCGACTTGAAACCTCATCAATCACGACGTCAATCGCCGCGTTCAAACACGGCGCCAGCACAGGGCATCCATTATTGTCGGCAACTTCATGTGTAGCCGCCACATATGCACCAAGTACGGGGCGCCCTTTCTGCATCGAAAATACTTGT
This genomic stretch from Deltaproteobacteria bacterium harbors:
- the rlmD gene encoding 23S rRNA (uracil(1939)-C(5))-methyltransferase RlmD — translated: MANPNNADVLIVDRNPDGRGRGQIGNRVALVAQAVPGDTVQIKVDKQTKNTVQGRIKRLVNASPDRVRSHCPHEFVCTGCVLLGTSEQDELAYKKSRVSAYLKNSSTAGPLESDLHVERAGDGLGYRYFAKQVFSMQKGRPVLGAYVAATHEVADNNGCPVLAPCLNAAIDVVIDEVSSRKMRLHWKDEKGLRYLTVRGSRASEKTLITFVSSRALVDEWLAELTEVAESVLSRVQGAAGVVAIENDDSGNVILKGEPTLLAGEEFIEETICGFNHEIGAQSFFQINPQTAALMFDRALAFAGEGDVCLELFSGVGAMTLPLTKQFKKVIAVEINQESTQALERSRSQVPEATLEVLTGDAYELGPDLVAQDGVKVVVADPPRRGLGAELVKAIAASQAERLVLLSCQPSVLEHDLPLLEAAGFKLEELSVIDQFPGTVHVEAVALLVRS